GTGAGGCATCCCTTTGCCATGGATGTAGTGGCATGTTATAACCTAACAGTGTTTGGCCGCCCACCCTGCTACACCTCACTCTTTAGTTCTAACATAAGTCTAATGGCATAGTTTGTTTTATTAGGAATAGTGGTTTATGGCCCAACCCTTTGCCCGGCAGCCTCTGCCTCATTCTTTAGTGAGGCATCCCTTTGCCATGGATGTAGTGGCATGTTATAACCTAACAGTTTTTGGCCGCCCACCCTGCTATACCTCACTCTTTATTTCTAACATAAATCTAATGGCAtggtttgttttattatgaataGTGGTTTATGGCCACCCTATTCCATTCATTTCCTTTATATTTATAAGCtaaatgttatacagtattgtgtatTATTCATTcaccatttatttatattatcatttgcatatacagtagtgtacaatatactgtactatagatAAGTGTGTGCGTATTGATACACATAATTGTGCTGGTTACaatgtgtgggtgtgtgtggaCATGTGGTaatgttgattgattgatctcTTTGTAAGGTTTTGTCCGCACCTGTTATAGTAACATTATAATGAGATCAAATAGTACACTACTTCCATCATAATAATACTATGAGTATCAACATTATTGTActtggaataaaaataatattttactcaTACTCATAGCATGTTTATGTAGAGAATCAGATCAAATAGTACAATACTTCCATCATCACAATATTATGAAATATCAACATTATGATAAAAtaatgcattttgaaaaaaaaaaattattttactctTTGTGTAGAGagcttttatttaattattaatattaagttgtctataatatattaatttttaaccaGCCATAATAGTTAAAGCATAATCAAGTCAAATATTGATAAGAACAGTTAGTGAATTATCAAAGAGCTAACATCAAATTTACATCATTAAACATTATATAGATAGTGTACAGCCTAAGATAACCAATATTAATAGTTAAATTAAagcataatcaaataaaatattgaatggaTTTTAGTGAATTATCAAAAAGCTAACATTAAACATTGTAGTAGTACCGTAGGCTAAGATATTGGATTGGTAATGTTTAACCAACAACAGTTAAAGCATAGATGGTGTAGAatcatgttttaatttatatatatattttagtcTGATACTTAATcagaatacatttatttatttttgtaatgtattgtatGTTCTATTTCTGTGGATAtttatctgaaataaaagaatgaatgaatgtattgtaatatataaaatatatcaaatcaagtaaaatattgtatggaAGTTGGTGAATTATTGAAAAGCGAACAATAACATTACGTGACATTATAGACATGTATGCTAAGATATTACTATTTGATGTACTAAAGTGTATTTTTTCTCTTCAGATATACCAATATATACAGAGTAGATTTTACCGTTCACCTGAGGTGTTGTTAGGGATCCCTTATGATCTTGCAATAGACATGTGGAGTCTAGGCTGTATACTAGTTGAAATGCATACTGGTGAACCACTATTCAGTGGTTCTAATGAGGTAAGCCATCAACTCAAATAACTAATGCAGGTAATATCAGTTCAAAAGGTCACATATCCATAAATATTAatgatacaatattatttattgtcattttaacgACGAGGCACAAATGAAATTTAGTTGGTTGACACAAATGATTATGCAGCGACGTTTTTAAtagcaaatatttaaaaaaaaatgttgatagtAATTTTGTATGTTTTCACCAGAATGACCAAATGAACAAGATCATTGAAGTGTTAGGCATGCCACCTAAGAAGTTGTTAGACAATGCACCTAAAGCAAGAAAGTATTTTGACAAACTGTCTGATGGCTCATTTGTGCTCAAGAAAACCAGGGACAACAAAAGGGTAAGGACAGAATGATACATAACAATACACtataccattaaaaaaattccTAAACCTTTAATATGTTAAGATCGCGCTCAGAGAGACTCAGTGAAAGACCAAAATACCAAAAGAAAAACCGAAAACAACATGAATGGCAATCAAAATGAAACAGAACTTTTCACATGCGGACCTATACACATGCTTGTTTAAAGACGTACAGAGTGACTAACACAAGTGAGACGTGCAATGTCCCACAACGATTAGCGTTTAAGCTGatgataatattaaatgttaacTTAAAAACTACCTTCAGTTATTGTACATTGGATAAAGAAATTTTCATACATATTTCCCCactttatgtaattatttatactttcaatttgttttacaCAGTATAAGgcaccaggtagtaggaagttGCATGAGATAATTGGCGTAGAATCTGGAGGGCCTGGGGGTAGACGGGCAGGCGAACCAGGTCACACCCAACAAGATTATCTCAAATTCAAGGATTTGATCACCAAGTAAGTTACAGAATTGTTAAAGTTAAATTTGTGCATTGATAAATCAAACATATTGACcttaaaatacaaacatattgACCTTAAAATACGAACATATTGACCTTAAAATATGAACATATTGACCTTAAAATACGAACATATTGAccttaaaatatgaataataataaacacacaAAACTTCCCAAGAATAATTTTTGCTGTGGCTTCTTAAATAAGaaaaagttaatttattcaTCTTATGTTTATTTTGCGAGTAGaatcattattttatcatttgaaAAAAGAgtgtaataatgtataaaaatcATTTCAGGATGCTTGATTATGATGCAGTAGAGCGTATCAAGCCATACTATGCGCTCCAGCATACGTTCTTTAAACGGACCACAGATGAGAGCACGAACACAAGCAATAGTACATCAACAAGTCCTGCCATGGATCAAGCAGACACGCCGCCAGCAGCTGATGGCTCTTCAGGCTCTAGCTCAGGTAGCTTGTATTATGCACATGCCTCCCATTATTATTCCTTTTTCCATTTTTGTTATCTTAATTATCACTTTACCTGGACACCGTTCTGTCATGTTCGTTAGCAATTATCTATTTAAAGTGGGTCCCAATGATCAGCTTTGCTGGATGGGCCACCATCATAAAAACATGGTTAGATAATGTTGGAATGTTTAATATTacatctaaataataataataataataacaggattttatagcgcacataccactcaagagtgctcaaggctcattcaaaaaaataaaaacaaatcatacaaatgcctgacaaatgcaataataataatttgtctttatttttattaggaGGTTCTGGGTCAGGAGGCTGTGCAAGAAATGATCCTTCAAACCAATATGGGCCAAGCAATCCTGGAGGTCAAAGTTCACAGAAATCAACAATGGATTTTGAAGCTCCACCAATGACTTCACATAATGTATGGGGAGGAATCGGAGATATAGCCAAACCTATTTCCCACGTCGCTTATGCTCCACATAAAAATCATGTTTACCCATCGTCGGCTTCCTCGTCGTCAAGAGACGCTTATAACGTAATGCCAACAAGGACTATAGGAACACATGGACAAACTCAATGTTCACAAACAGCGTCGCTTAATATCAGTCTAAGTAGTTATCAACAAAGTACAAACTCACCTCATATAGGTATCAACAAACATAACCAGTCTGTGAATCATTCGGCAACTGGTGTGTATTCTTACGCTGCTTTAGGCAGCAGCAGTAGTAGTAAATCGCAGCAAAGACAGACTGAAGAATCACCTATGATGGGTGTATGCGTACAGCAAAGCCCTGTAGCAAGTCACTGACAAACATTGAATTAACCTGATTGGTTAAATGATTGTGACTATATAAGGACATGAGCCCGAATGAGTTGCAGGGTTAGTTGCAAGGATATGACAAGGACATGTGGCAGCAACACATTTTGTATTAAGAAGAAGGCAATGATTGTCAGTGTGTCACAGGATACCAAAGCAATGTAGCTCCATTTGAAACTTGCTCCAACGCCGAATAAAAGTACAGCGCCCTCATCTGCGAATGAGGTTGGCTCAGCGCCAGTAAGAAAGCGAGAGAATTCAAAGTGTTTTTCTCTCATGAGTAAGAACTTTTTCAGAGCACAATCTCAAATGCTACTGCCTATTACAGCTTCCTTTTATCATATCTTAATATCCATGACAACCTTCTGTGTGAATATATGAAAAAAGCTGATGGCTTATAagtaatatgtaaacaaatataacaacaattatAACGTAATAATATGTGAAATGTTAGCAAACTGTTCATAATGTAATATTTGTGAggaatttttaaagaaatggtTCTTGGTAAATAAATGAGTTTCATATTATAAGGGGTAGTAAACTGTGAATACAACATGAGTGAACACCCTGTTCAAATGAATCACTTAATCTGCTTAATAAATAGTGAGTGGATGTTTGCACATAAGCACTACACTGGTATCCAAAATGCTTGGTGTATACTACAAAGTACTGTAATGTACTCTGTGGCAGAAACTGCTAGACATACTGTCattttaactgtatataacaCTGGATTCACAGATAATAACTAGACCACAACCATCCTTGTCTAACTTGTTTGTGCTTAAGTTAAATAAACAAGTCTCGTTGAATTTCATATCTCTATGCCAAATCCTGAATAATTGAAATCCTGATTgctaataatatgaatattgtAAAAAAGCCACATACTCCAATATTCAATGCTATATTTAACAGTTGTTCTTGCATAAGTATATACCAAAATTACTTCACTTAGTAActactttaaaaaacaaaaactattCCAATGTTATCAATTGGCTTGTCTTTTCCCACTTGGCATAACGGAAATAGCTTGATTTAACATTAGTTGAACTGATCAAGTCCGAACTAAGTGAATTTAACAATAGTTCAACTGACTTAAGTACAAATCCAATTTCAAGTGTACATTCTAAAATGTATGACAGGCTGAACAGCAACAACATCTATGTTTTGTGTATGTTCTCCTTAAATAGTTTGTTGTATCTTAAACGTATACATGTAGAAAAGTGTCCGTATCTATATAATGTGTCTGTGTCAATTGTCTTGTATTGTCTTACATACTCAATGCTAGCCAATGTTCCTATCATATTTTAAAGAAGCAGTTCTGACAAACAAAAATACTAATTGTGTAGTGTTTAAAGAATAACAGGcaaaatacaatttcaaatgtcaatagttttatttataagaTGATTCAGTTATTTGGCACCCTCTATAGTCAAACATCTTGCATTCTATTAGCCTTTAAGGGCCAGagttaaaaattgttttattgtttgtactGAAAATTATGCAATGATGAAATTCTGTGATATTTGAATTTAATCTGtaatttggaaaataaattcaaataattttattgtttttatccaATGTAATTATCCACATTTTAGTTATATTTCTTACTGTCTTTTAATTGTCATATAACTTTcaattgtaatgttttttttattctgtatttCAATGAAAGGTTTTGTAGATATATCAAggtatattgtatttattttgtaaacattaagtacacagtatttgtttgtttattacagcttatttttaaaaactattgtgGTCTAAACACAATATGTCTGACCTACAAAATACTCTGTTGCTATACTAACACTTGTTTCCATAGTAATATTTTAACCATAGCTGCAACACTGTtgaatattgaaattgtttataacCTTTGAACTTTTCTCTTTTTTGTGTAAaactttgtttttataattccttCACAAGCCTACCAATATTACAATTTAAGAAttcttgttgaaaataatatgttgatTGAACtattgattttgattgattgacacATTGATTTTGATCGACACATTGATTTGACCTGTGTTCATTAAAACCACAAGCTAGGTTTAAGGTGCTCCATAGTGTAAGATTTTGTGacttttctatttaaaaaaaaacccaattttaTTTGGCATTACAGTGTGTTGTTGCattatcaaacatttttttgtattttaataataatgtaatatactGTTATTACCTGGTTGATCGTATGACTATTTGAAGGCAGTTCATTGGACGTTAAGTCGGCAAGTTGTGCAATCTTCACGTATTTTgctgtttttaaataaaaatgtgacgatgttttaaaaattcaatatcAATGCTAGCAATTAATTACATTACTATTGACGATGAACTTATCATTGTTAGTGACAATTTTACTGATGACCTCATTATCAGAGATAATGAGTTAATCTACTGACCTCACCAGtgacataatttgtactgtTGATGATGACATTGACATCATAATCAGCATTACCATTAGCAGAGATAACATCATTATTAGTGACATcatttgatttgattaatttgtttattcttGAACTAATCACTACTAAAGTACATCTGATATAATTAATTGTACTCTAGCAATatctcaagctctgtctacactatttgatatgcccatatatggacatgataatgtcatatcactaccatatttaggcatatcaccactatatttagtcaaactagtttgatagtatagacagagctttattcctTTGTCAGGTTTATTAGAATTGAATCTAATAACAACAAATTTACCACTTTGTACAAGATGTGCCTCTTGCCACTTTGTTATGATGTCACTTATGTCAATCAAGTAAGGCTGCTGTCATTTTAATGTATCGATGGTGCTTAAGCCAGCACTTAATTAAGTTACTGTAAGTTAGCATACCTTAATGTGTTTTAAAAGGGATTTTTTACTTGCAGAGTTTGCCATCTGATAACATTAGAGAATTAGATAGAGGGAGTTTAGACAGAGGTTATTACATATTAAGCATATAGACCGCAAAAAAATGTTAAGTACGAACTCATGTTTTGAATAACATTGTGCTAGATTGTTGTTGTTGATATAGGGTGTGTCAGCATTTGTTGGAACAGCCTCAAAATTTTAGTCTGATGTACAGTAATAGGATTGGTAGTATTGTAGCCTGTAAATAGGCAACAGAGGGTGTTTGTTAAGTTGTCTAAACAGCCTCTATCTAACTTTGATGATTATAATCTTAGCCTTTATGTACAAATCTTGTGTATTTAGCTTTTATTGTACAGATGTTGCCAATTAGACAATGTTCATCattatagataaaaaaaaacattttcttctgTCTGTTTATTTGGTTGTCATGTTTCAAAATGATGGAGGAGGGTGCAGGGATGGATCCCGGATTGAATTTTCTAAACAGTTTGGACGAAACGCTAACatatatgattttaaaaaataatttcttttctaCAAAAATTTGGCTGGGATGGGTGTCTGATGGTAGAGCAGTCAGTTTATTCCATATcatgtacaaaaaaaaagataaatatgccACAAAAGCAAAGCAATCaagtcaatttatttttttatgaaaacgggtaaaaggtgttttttttaatgcatagTTGAAAAGAATTTAGAGAAAAAGCaatgaaaaatacatttaaaataaacttgaaaggaaaaaaaaaagttagcagagcgaggtttcgatcctcggacctctgggttatgggcccagcacgcttccgctgcgccactctgctccATACAGATTTAAATAACTCCTTTGTATTTGTAATAGTTGTACTGTACGCCCTCTATGTAAGTGTGATGGTTGACTGCACTTTGTGTTCTTGGATGTCGCCCTCTGTAAGATACACATGTGATCAACATAAATTTTGTGAACTGTAAAAATACAACGATAACAAAAAAATCAGAGacagaaatatttaatataaatagcCTAAAGTTTTTATCTGGATATGGTTAGTTTAAGTAATGATAGCAGTAGACAAGGAGTAAGTATTATTCTACAAGacagtaggctaggcctaatatattattttttcagtagtaagcctaggcctagctaggcctagctagtagtagtgtagtaggctaggcccacaatagtaatattaatattattattataggcctagcccctaggcctagtatttatttgtaatgccTAACTTAACTAAACTAGTATAGCTGGGatatgcctagctaggcctacttactactctAGTACTACTAGCCAGTGTCAAAGTGTCAGCAGCATCGCATGATGGTGACTCGCAGCAGGATAGGAGGAGGTTAGCCTAACTATTGCCTATATACTATAGTAATATACATATGCCTACTTAATTAACCTGTTAGTGTTAGTGTTAGTAGCAGTGAGTGTAGGGCTACCCTACTTGGAACCTTTCTATTAGGCTAGTAAgtgaaatttaataaataatgacaatgtCTTGTTTTCAAGTTTGGGAAGGTTAACCGCCTATCTATGCaaacaaattacataaatatatattgtattttttaggGCTTCTTTTTTGACCAACAAAATGACCAGCTGAACCAATCACAAGATGACGATGACCTTTTACCTCACAACTGGTCAAGTGAAGAGGAACCAAAGTTTAGAAAACTCAGCACTCTGCCTGTATCCTACATTCAAGTGTTTCTATTGGTTAAGTAACATTTGGCATGTTCCTGTTGagtatgcacttgtcaattgtatgatgGTGGTGCGTCATTTCCAAATAATTATTGACGCAGAGGTTCGTAAAAAACCTAgttggtacgtcacatcaatggaCAAGCCATGGACAAAGTTGTTAAAACTCataatttactttaatttactcaaataatgtttatttttcttgtttatcTGTTTTGCTATATTCATGTTGTGTCTTTATTTATAGATGTGTTTTGAGGTGTCATTGTTTCTGGTTCCATATGGACTACTAAACGTGGATCAGGATAAAAAGAGCTTTTCAATCTTAGTGTACACTCATCTCTTACTCTGGCTCATTGTTGGTGTAATTACTTATTACTCACAGCATCAGCATGAGAGTATCAAGAAAAATGGTTATGTTGAGTTTTGTTTAGGAATCAAAACATTGCATGGGATACCATTCCACACCATATCAGTTGGTAAGTATACACTTATCTGCTTAtgtaacacaaaataaaaaaacatagatATATTGCTATGCTTCAGTTATTTTTTATAGATAATCCTGTatcatttctgttttcttgttgtacaatttgtaaattggcgaaataaattgtatataatttatacagtcaactctcccaattaCGAACTCTCTGAAAAACAGAAACTCtaccaataccagacttttcttgtcCAAATTcatccattaaaaacacattctgaataccatactttccggaaaaccagacatagTTAGCCAGCCCAAAGttgtccagtattgggagaaTTGACTGTATTAAGAaccattataaaaaaattaatttttatcaaCAAATCTAgattgctttttaaaaatataatattatttgaatatattcGAATAATGACAAtcctaatgtttttatgttatgttCTGCACTGATTACCAGGTAATGCATTGTCTCTGCTGCTTGCCATGTTAGCAACTGACTTAAAGTTGTATGAAAAGAAAGAAGTTCTTGAACCGGTCATGTTCTTGGAAATGATTCTCACTTTAGAGTGGCTAATTGCTCTTTGTTGCACCATTAAGTATATCAGTAAGTATTTATTTAGTAGCTAGCTCCACAAAGTTGATTGTGGGTTACAAATAGTTGAGGGTGGGTGACAAATAATTGAGAGTGAGTGACAAATAATTGAGGGTAGGTGACAAATAGTTGAAGGTGGAGGATTAATGCAATgtaatacaatactgtatgcaaatACAGCATAATCAAGTAGCACTGAATTCGTAATTCTTTtcgaaaaaaaaccccaaaattAGCAAAACTTACATGTCTGAGAGTTTTGCtgtcaaaaaaaattgtttttttcttctgaAGAAGCTGTTTTAGCAGGACAGTGAAACTTTCcagaagtaattttttttttttggaaaaaaatacaaattcatgAATATCcaaaaccagatgaacatttttaatcatCAAGTTGTACTGACAATGATGTGTTTTTAGGTATGGTGAAGACATTTAATAAAGCAAAAGCTGCACCAGATGTAGAACAGGAAGACATCATGACATTACTAACGCAAGGTCACATGATTAGACATGAAGTGGGATACAggtaataaaatagttaaaaactgataaaatgtaaaaatagcTTTCTCAAATCATGGATTAATAGCATAAACCAACATATTTGATGTTATTCAGTAGAGAAACACAGCTGAGAGATATTTTCATTGTTGGTAGTAGAAACACAGCTTTATCCTGACTGATGTTTCATTGTTGGTAGTAGAAACACAGCTTTATCCTGACTGATGTTTTCATTGTTGGTCCTTGGTAGAAACACACCCATATTCTTGTGTTTCAATGGTTAAATggtctttatttattaattttcttttttatatttaatatatacaattatttacatagtcacataatatttttaatttagttttgcaataatttattttacagagATGGAGATTACCATGACAACCTACTAGAAAAGCAAGGTGATATGATCAGGTACCTGAAGGAACACAACAAGTGTCTAAGTAAACGGATTATGAAAATCAAATCAACAACTCAAGCTGAGATGCTTAACAGTATGAGCAGGTAAAGCACCACTCTCTCAATGTTGCACCACTCTCTGTGTCTCTCTCAGTAACTGGACAACAACGGACAGTGTGTGTGATGGGTACGCTGACTTGACCGGTGTATCAAATAAAGGGCGCTTTCTAAAAGTATGAGCAGTTAAAGCAATGTTGCACCACTCTCTCAGTGTCTATCAGTAACTCGACAACAATGGACAGTGTGTGTGATGGTTACGCTGACTTGACCGGTGTATCAAATGAAGAGGGCGCTTTCTAAAAGTATTAATAAGGATGTAAATTTCGAATTTATTGgatttcttatttattatatttagatAAGTAACATTAAAACCTCATTTGactttaaatgatatatattgCCAATTATTAATATCAGCAATTGAGATTTTTACGAATATATGGAGATTGTTTCCAGAAAGTAATTTTTAGGAAGGAAACCGAACAGAATATAATTGCAGCTGATATAAATGTTTAGTGACCAGGAATTATGACTGTTGTTGCTAAGCAACAATGGTCATAAGCCATCTTGTGAAGGTGGTATAGCGCTGTTAAAACAAAAAAgcaaatgttttgttttgagtTAAAATAAATTCTTCCGGTTATCTAACTGTCTTTCTCGTACGCAATGTTGCAATGGTCATtagaaaagggaacaatcttcTGCAGGCCACAGTAGTGTTGTCAAAAgcctgtgaaaaagtggtcaggttgaaagcTTAGCAACTGTACTTGTGGCGAGGGCAGCAGTTAGTATCCAAGGAAGACAGACAatgcttttaatttttttaaattgatcaatctttattttgttattaagaTTCATAATGatcaacattatttaaaaactgtagacagtatattaaaatattatatattcagTTATAAAACAGTACTGTCAATTTAGttcagaaataaatattttagctattaaaatacattatttacagGCTTGTATTTAGTACTGGCCAAATAGGCAAGGaaactattaatattttacaaaatactgTTTTGAAAAATTGGAAAACAAACATTTAGAATGCATAAAGTTcaataaaatgtgaaaaataaacacaaaattcATTGTTAAAAACATCTAATAGTTCTCTCGcaatagttaaaaaataaaattcaatattcAACATTTGTACAAAATTTATAAAACTTTGGCATACACATAAACTCAAGGTCTTATGCCCATGTATATGGATGTAAAAAAATGGCACTGGAATAAAGTTTTAAAGACAAAAAGTGACCATCTGAAAACTATCGTGTCCGATGTATTCCCAAACCAAAGTTATTATTCTGCACATAAGGAAGGAGAAAGAACGAAATTACAATCAAGCTACTGCGACTGTTCGTGTGTTGTAAAAATTACTCCAGTGGTATTGGTCCTGTACTGTATACTGGTCTTCTTCTAAGAATTGATTGCGGTGCTGGTCTTGGTGCAGGTTCTGTTGGTCTTGGTGCAGGTTTCGGTGTCTGCTGTGTACTTGGTACGAGGTGTTTACTGGttgtttactgtatttagtgtaTCGGTACATACTGCCTCCCGATGTTACCAAGCGTGATTGTTCATTTGATACCATATtattatatgcattattttcGTCGGGTGTAACAGTTTTTCTGAATGATGAAACCAAAAAAGTTGATCCCCTGTCAccaaacctgaaaaataaaattataatctattacatacagtacagtataaaaaaCAGTACCTTTTTTACTGAGTCTTAATACaccaaattatattttaacaaaaacaattgaATGCTTGTGGACCTACCTGCAAGAAACCTCTCCTGGGTCGACCCACAACACCATATCTCTAGGCAAGCAAAGCTGTGAGTATTCAAGTTTTGAGTGGTTTGCTACCCGTTTTAACAGCGGTTCTTGAGGTACAGTTGGGCTGATTCTCAAACACCTGTAGGCCTGGCCCCTTGATGGCGATTCCTCATACCAATGGTTGCGATATTTACCAGCTAAAGCCACAGTCAATTTAtctgaaaatgtatttaattgttCTTTCGTAAGGGTGCCTTTCTTTTTTATCATACTCGTGACAAATACCACCGCTGTCGCTATTTCGTTCTTCATTGCTTAGCTTGGGCTTAACTGCATGTATAATTCGTTATTTTGTTTTAGACCAGACTTCTTCTCTCCTGCTTTATGGTCACTGAATgtttagaatttgttttccTGGTCTTTTCCGAGAACGTACGTGCAAGAACaatgaaataacatttataaatacaggTGACCACAGATCTTACAACTCAATAAGCATACGATAACAGATGACGTAATACCCACGCTACGGGATGCACCAATCATCATCGCGTATTTTGTTATGACGCAACGATTTCATggacgttttcaggaagctgcATGCCAAATAAGGGCATTGGTCTATTTTAAGAAATTACTGCATGGGGATTTTGAGCAGCTTGGTTACGTAATTGTAATGGGCGCCctcattttttctttttgtttataaCTCCAAATCTTTATGGTTCCGTAAATGGCACAGTTATGTTGGAAATAGACGTTTATCTTTTCACCACCTCCCTGGTCTAGCTTTCTGATCGTCTGCCAACCCAATAATCATTGGTTCAACAAGTCGACAATATTAGCACAATATTTCATGAGGAATCCTGGAGACCATTTTAAAAACGTTATTGTCGTCAAGAGTACGTCTTCATTTTCTTCTGCATACCCAAAAAAGCGTAAATTGCTTGACTAATAATTCAGGTAATAGCGCACATTATGTTGAAGTAAAACTGAACctaaaaataaaactgttttatATAGTCTCAATAACTATCAAACTATTATTACAAGACACGGTAAAACAATAGATATTTTTAACTTATGGTATTGAC
This region of Antedon mediterranea chromosome 8, ecAntMedi1.1, whole genome shotgun sequence genomic DNA includes:
- the LOC140056823 gene encoding transmembrane protein 192-like isoform X1, with product MVSLSNDSSRQGGFFFDQQNDQLNQSQDDDDLLPHNWSSEEEPKFRKLSTLPVSYIQVFLLMCFEVSLFLVPYGLLNVDQDKKSFSILVYTHLLLWLIVGVITYYSQHQHESIKKNGYVEFCLGIKTLHGIPFHTISVGNALSLLLAMLATDLKLYEKKEVLEPVMFLEMILTLEWLIALCCTIKYISMVKTFNKAKAAPDVEQEDIMTLLTQGHMIRHEVGYRDGDYHDNLLEKQGDMIRYLKEHNKCLSKRIMKIKSTTQAEMLNSMSR
- the LOC140056824 gene encoding protein BTG2-like, which produces MKNEIATAVVFVTSMIKKKGTLTKEQLNTFSDKLTVALAGKYRNHWYEESPSRGQAYRCLRISPTVPQEPLLKRVANHSKLEYSQLCLPRDMVLWVDPGEVSCRFGDRGSTFLVSSFRKTVTPDENNAYNNMVSNEQSRLVTSGGSMYRYTKYSKQPVNTSYQVHSRHRNLHQDQQNLHQDQHRNQFLEEDQYTVQDQYHWSNFYNTRTVAVA
- the LOC140056823 gene encoding transmembrane protein 192-like isoform X2, whose translation is MVSLSNDSSRQGGFFFDQQNDQLNQSQDDDDLLPHNWSSEEEPKFRKLSTLPVSYIQVFLLMCFEVSLFLVPYGLLNVDQDKKSFSILVYTHLLLWLIVGVITYYSQHQHESIKKNGYVEFCLGIKTLHGIPFHTISVATDLKLYEKKEVLEPVMFLEMILTLEWLIALCCTIKYISMVKTFNKAKAAPDVEQEDIMTLLTQGHMIRHEVGYRDGDYHDNLLEKQGDMIRYLKEHNKCLSKRIMKIKSTTQAEMLNSMSR